From one Botrytis cinerea B05.10 chromosome 7, complete sequence genomic stretch:
- the Bcsmc3 gene encoding Bcsmc3, with translation MVYIKQINIQGFKSYKDQTLIDEFSPATNVIVGRNGSGKSNFFAAIRFVLSDAYTQMGREERQALLHEGSGSAVMSAYVEIIFDNSDGRFPTGKNELYLRRTIGLKKDEYSLDKKNATKTDVLNLLETAGFSRSNPYYIVPQGRVTALTNMKDGERLNLLKEVAGTQVYEQRRTESLKIMTDTNNKRAKIDELLEYIKERLAELEEEKEELRGYQEKDKDRRCLQYAFFHQEQVAIAEKLEEIDEFRQGGGDGDENRDAFMEGEKAIAQLDTQIKQLTRQMELLRVDRRQLEEDRRDTAKARAKIELDVKTLTANQSSTEQSRVRHQQELNSVKEEIASKEAELAQLLPDFTSRKASEAEVKRNLDEAEAGRNRLYAKQARSNQFRTKAERDQFLRKEIEELNSTIGSQKANRIDGDEEVNNVQSEIRNLETEISGLQERLDGWSGNRIALAEEVSTAKESLEKLQDERKLLRREDEKLHSVIEDARKEVLQAESELAKTMDSATSRGLATVRRLKRQHNIQGAYGTLAELLEVEDIYRVAVEQTAGSSLFNYVVDNEETATQLINALNADKGGRLTFVPLSQLRFKPGNLPNASDAIPMLSKIRYDKKYQPAFEQVFGKTIVCPNLTIAAQYARSHGCNAITPDGDTTNRKGALTGGYLNPKESRLQAVRALTKWRDEYETLKVRQDEIRKEIEQKDQEITAAYTEEQKASQKEHKFVDSLDPLKSGLRSKQAHRERQIAQLEQLLRNQADVLKLLKDHAAKIADYEAEIASDFKKALSANEERQLEQLNASVQDLQKQWNEHSRSRRDLESRKQMIEVDLRENLRLRLDQLNSQEFDLATGSGSGNLKESQRELKRITKASSAVESKLKENEKQLEEAESNINNLEQERNRQEDEQNKVAALIEKHQKRMEKSIARKAILTTSAADCAKNIRDLGVLPDEAFEKYKDYDPKSIQSRLKKVQEALKKYKHVNKKAFEQYNQFTTQRDSLTKRRKELDDSQSSIQELVEVLDQRKDEAIERTFKQVSREFAQIFERLVPAGRGRLVIQRKTDRRVREEEDSDEEARDSVENYVGVGISVSFNSKHDDQQRIQQLSGGQKSLCALALVFAIQQCDPAPFYLFDEIDANLDAQYRTAVAQMLKEISAKQSQASQSQDNSDEESDNEEDGEGGSKKQKVMGGQFICTTFRPEMVLVANKCYGVTFHNKTSGIGVVGKEDALSFVDGEAPK, from the exons CCTACTGGCAAGAACGAGCTCTACCTTCGTCGAACAATTGGATTGAAAAAGGACGAATATTCTTTGGACAAGAAAAATGCCACGAAAACTGATGTTCTTAATCTTCTGGAAACCGCCGGTTTTTCTAGGTCGAATCCATATTACATTGTGCCCCAAGGACGTGTTACAGCTCTTACCAATATGAAAGATGGCGAGAGATTAAACTTATTGAAAGAAGTGGCTGGAACCCAAGTCTATGAGCAACGCCGTACTGAGTCCCTGAAGATTATGACagatactaataataaaCGAGCCAAGATTGATGAGTTGTTGGAATACATTAAGGAGCGTCTAGCAGAActagaggaggagaaggaagaattgaGAGGTTACCAAGAGAAAGATAAGGATCGTCGATGTCTACAATACGCTTTCTTTCACCAGGAACAAGTCGCAATTGCCGAAAAGTTGGAGGAAATTGATGAGTTCAGACagggtggtggtgatggtgacgAGAACAGGGACGCATTCATGGAAGGAGAAAAGGCTATCGCCCAACTAGACACACAAATCAAACAGTTGACTCGACAAATGGAGCTTCTCAGAGTAGATAGACGTCAATTGGAGGAGGACAGGCGGGATACCGCAAAAGCTCGGGCCAAGATCGAATTAGACGTCAAAACCTTGACAGCCAACCAATCGTCCACAGAACAATCGCGTGTAAGGCATCAGCAGGAGCTGAATTCCGTGAAGGAGGAAATAGCTTCGAAGGAAGCTGAACTTGCACAATTACTCCCGGATTTTACCAGTCGAAAAGCTAGCGAAGCCGAAGTTAAGAGAAATCTTGACGAAGCGGAGGCTGGCAGAAATAGACTCTACGCGAAACAAGCTCGCAGCAACCAATTTAGGACAAAGGCTGAACGTGATCAATTTTTaaggaaggaaattgaagagctCAACTCCACAATTGGATCGCAAAAGGCAAATCGAATCGATGGTGATGAAGAGGTGAATAATGTGCAATCTGAAATCCGAAATTTGGAAACCGAAATATCTGGTCTCCAGGAGCGATTAGACGGATGGAGCGGCAACAGAATAGCCTTGGCTGAAGAGGTTTCTACCGCCAAAGAATCTTTGGAGAAATTACAGGATGAGAGAAAATTGCTACGAAGAGAGGACGAAAAGCTCCACTCGGTCATAGAAGATGCTCGCAAAGAAGTTCTTCAAGCCGAGTCGGAATTAGCAAAGACCATGGATAGTGCCACATCTCGTGGTTTAGCCACTGTCAGACGTCTCAAGAGGCAGCACAACATCCAAGGAGCATACGGCACTCTAGCAGAACTCCTTGAAGTGGAAGACATTTATCGAGTAGCTGTGGAACAGACCGCCGGTAGCAGTCTGTTCAATTACGTCGTTGATAACGAAGAAACAGCAACGCAACTTATTAATGCTTTAAACGCGGACAAGGGCGGAAGACTTACATTTGTTCCTTTAAGTCAACTTAGATTCAAACCAGGTAACTTGCCAAATGCATCTGATGCCATACCTATGTTGAGCAAGATTCGGTACGACAAGAAGTATCAACCAGCCTTCGAGCAAGTATTCGGTAAAACCATTGTTTGTCCTAACCTCACGATTGCCGCGCAGTATGCAAGAAGTCACGGATGCAATGCCATTACACCAGACGGCGATACCACAAATAGGAAAGGTGCCTTGACTGGTGGATATCTTAATCCAAAAGAATCAAGACTTCAAGCTGTTCGTGCACTTACCAAATGGCGGGATGAGTACGAAACATTGAAGGTGCGACAAGATGAGATTAGAAAGGAAATTGAgcaaaaagatcaagaaatcaCAGCCGCGTATACTGAAGAGCAAAAGGCTAGTCAAAAGGAGCACAAATTTGTCGACAGCCTAGATCCATTAAAGTCAGGGCTGAGATCAAAACAAGCGCATCGTGAACGACAGATTGCACAGCTTGAACAACTTCTTCGCAATCAAGCAGATGTTCTTAAATTGTTGAAAGACCATGCTGCCAAAATTGCTGATTACGAGGCAGAAATCGCGTCCGACTTCAAGAAGGCATTGTCGGCTAATGAGGAGCGACAGCTTGAACAGCTCAATGCTTCTGTCCAGGATCTACAAAAGCAATGGAACGAACACAGCAGAAGTCGAAGAGATCTCGAGAGCCGTAAACAGATGATTGAGGTTGATCTCCGTGAAAATCTTAGACTTCGGCTTGATCAATTGAATAGTCAAGAATTCGACCTTGCTACCGGTAGTGGTTCTGGTAATTTGAAGGAATCCCAAAGAGAATTGAAGCGTATCACCAAGGCCTCAAGTGCTGTTGAGTCAAAGCTcaaggaaaatgaaaagcaaTTGGAAGAAGCCGAatcaaacatcaacaatTTGGAACAGGAGAGGAATCGCCAAGAAGACGAACAGAACAAGGTTGCTGCATTAATCGAGAAGCACCagaagaggatggagaagagtaTTGCTCGAAAGGCCATCCTTACCACTAGTGCTGCAGATTGCGCCAAGAACATTCGCGACCTGGGTGTCTTGCCCGATGAAGCATTTGAAAAGTATAAGGATTATGATCCAAAATCT ATTCAATCTCGACTCAAAAAGGTTCAAGAAGCTCTCAAGAAGTATAAACACGTTAACAAGAAGGCATTCGAACAATACAATCAATTCACAACTCAGCGTGATAGTTTGACTAAACGTAGGAAGGAACTCGATGATTCCCAATCATCAATTCAGGAACTCGTTGAAGTCCTTGATCAACGTAAGGATGAAGCCATTGAGCGAACATTCAAGCAAGTATCTAGGGAGTTTGCTCAAATTTTCGAGCGTCTTGTCCCAGCTGGTCGTGGTCGCCTTGTTATTCAACGTAAAACAGACCGTCGTgtgagagaggaagaagattcgGATGAAGAAGCACGGGATAGTGTTGAGAATTATGTTGGTGTTGGAATCAGTGTTAGCTTCAATAGTAAACACGATGATCAACAACGTATTCAACAATTATCTGGTGGACAAAAGA GTCTATGCGCCCTTGCCCTTGTCTTTGCAATCCAACAATGTGACCCAGCTCCTTTCTATCtctttgatgaaattgacGCAAATCTTGATGCTCAATACCGTACCGCTGTAGCTCAAATGCTCAAGGAAATCTCAGCCAAACAATCGCAAGCTTCTCAATCGCAGGATAATTCAGATGAAGAATCCgataatgaagaagatggtgaaGGTGGttccaagaaacaaaaagtcATGGGTGGACAATTCATCTGCACTACATTCAGACCAGAGATGGTATTAGTGGCAAATAAATGTTATGGTGTTACTTTCCATAACAAGACTAGTGGGATTGGTGTTGTTGGAAAGGAAGATGCGTTAAGCTTCGTCGATGGAGAGGCTCCAAAATAG